One window of Aspergillus oryzae RIB40 DNA, chromosome 3 genomic DNA carries:
- a CDS encoding MDR family MFS transporter (permeases of the major facilitator superfamily) produces the protein MVAPEDDTRTSTLMLKVQDAPCEEENMEYPAGFQFLVVLLAMCMSLILTGLVRFLVPEGYLALPTITTHFGTIEDVGWYYSAYRLTSCSLQFMFGKLYHLFSVKHVFLASVVIFEIGSLIAGVAPTSATLVLGRSISGMGCAGIISGVFTFVCTTFILNYSMVVQCFPLRRRPFFTGIAAGVEGASATVAPLLGGALTDSISWRWCFYINLPIGCLSFLLILLFFQDPQKNARPSMERKFHQLDLLGTSIFVPSITSMLLALQWGGSKYGWGNARIIVLFILTAVLLGAFMWQERRRGDNALLPGRIMRRRSLLAGMWFSFCNNSTLSVFEYYMPTYFQVVRGASATVSGVLSLPIAIGVPVAVMCGSSATSLLGYYNPFMIITGILTPIAAGLLTSLSVEQSLTSLLCYQALLGVGAGVGFQGPQVAAQTILPVNDSPMGIALIIFAQNFGPALFVSIVQTVFTGQLLTRLGSLLPNLDTYSLSAMGMSDLEKYVPSADIPRVIQGYDKALTTAFFLPVGLACASMIGALGMEWRSVKRKDV, from the exons ATGGTGGCGCCCGAAGACGACACTCGCACATCAACGTTAATGCTAAAAGTACAAGATGCCCCGtgcgaagaagagaacatGGAGTATCCCGCCGGCTTTCAATTCCTCGTGGTACTCCTTGCCATGTGCATGTCGTTGATCCTCACTGGCTTGGTCCGTTTTCTTGTCCCCGAAGGCTACCTAG CGTTGCCAACTATCACCACGCATTTCGGTACCATTGAGGATGTTGGTTGGTATTACTCGGCATA TCGCTTGACCTCCTGCTCGCTTCAATTCATGTTTGGCAAGCTGTACCATCTATTCTCAGTCAAACACGTGTTCCTCGCCTCAGTCGTCATTTTTGAGATTGGGTCGTTGATCGCCGGTGTAGCACCTACTTCTGCCACCTTGGTTTTGGGACGTTCTATCTCTGGGATGGGCTGCGCGGGTATCATATCTGGAGTATTCACGTTCGTCTGCACTACTTTTATATTG AACTATAGCATGGTAGTGCAATGCTTTCCGCTTCGTCGACGTCCGTTTTTTACTGGTATCGCGGCTGGGGTTGAGGGTGCGTCGGCGACTGTAGCCCCGCTACTTGGGGGAGCATTGACCGATTCCATCTCATGGAGGTGGTGTTTCTATATCAATTTGCCCATTGGGTGCTTGTCCTTCCTATTGATCTTACTTTTCTTCCAAGACCCTCAGAAGAACGCCCGG CCTTCCATGGAGAGAAAGTTTCACCAACTTGATCTCCTCGGAACGAGCATCTTTGTGCCCTCTATCACGTCCATGTTGCTAGCCCTACAATGGGGTGGCTCCAAGTACGGATGGGGCAACGCACGGATCATCGTTCTCTTCATATTGACGGCAGTCCTTCTGGGTGCATTCATGTggcaggagaggagaagaggtgATAACGCCCTTCTTCCGGGACGAATCATGCGGCGTCGCAGTTTGCTCGCAGGAATgtggttttccttttgcAACAACTCCACACTCTCCGTTTTCGAGTATTAT ATGCCAACCTATTTTCAAGTCGTTCGCGGCGCATCCGCCACAGTATCCGGTGTACTGAGCCTTCCCATCGCGATCGGCGTGCCTGTTGCTGTCATGTGTGGAAGCTCCGCCACCAGCCTTCTGGGATACTATAACCCGTTCATGATTATTACCGGGATATTGACGCCCATTGCGGCAGGCTTGCTGACATCATTATCAGTGGAGCAGTCCCTgacctctcttctctgctaCCAAGCGCTCCTGGGCGTAGGAGCGGGCGTGGGCTTTCAAGGCCCTCAGGTCGCAGCCCAGACTATTTTACCAGTCAATGATTCTCCCATGGGCATTGCCCTCATCATTTTTGCTCAGAATTTCGGGCCCGCCCTCTTCGTCTCCATCGTGCAGACCGTTTTCACGGGACAGCTGCTCACGCGTTTAGGGTCGTTGTTGCCCAACCTAGACACGTACTCGTTGTCGGCCATGGGAATGTCTGATTTGGAGAAATATGTTCCTTCAGCTGATATTCCTCGGGTGATCCAGGGATATGACAAGGCCTTGACGAcggctttcttcctccccgtcgGTCTGGCTTGCGCCAGTATGATTGGGGCGCTGGGGATGGAATGGAGAAGTGTGAAGCGAAAGGATGTTTGa
- a CDS encoding gamma-tubulin-complex subunit SPC97 (gamma-tubulin complex, DGRIP84/SPC97 component), with the protein MSVNDRRASYMSAPRPRVSSNRVGDARSGASPLQSDQINHRGSMSSQKGKVSREQRDMMSDKRAERMAPHSKDKAQVRARNPAKESSSAGNRGEWERSRSRRATLTDGASPNMRKKDKEPAESPWNPYASLIPHSTAPLATRVSVPSLASALPKSLHPTPLRELSADEQETALLEDLLFVFMGFEGQYIHYHSGYDSSMEKDRLTGPVFQLPSGLDPTLRDLTLSMLKMATHYNALEAFVEVQSRAEYGAVSHALCAAIRKLLKDYLILVAQLETQLVNNPSFTLHLLHLHTMPTSQCLAQLYSLGQELLRRNGLLDQDLDESIDDFDDVDNILEQLKEGGDLVPGAMSSKKICKGGNVLRLLTERLATFSGDPTTKTLLEKLLREASRPYMTMLNEWLHHGGIKDPHAEFLVKEQKWIKREKLEEDYTDEYWEKRYTIRENEVPPQLDSVRDKVLLAGKYLNVVRECGGVDISKAVKDVPKTLDDPRFLENVNAAYTYANASLLNLLLTKNSLTTRFRSLKHYFFLDRSDFFSYFLELGASELRKPAKSVNENKLQSLLDLVLRQPGSIAVQDPFKEDVKVRMNKIGLTKWLMQVVSVSGIDQDNPEAAIEKYQAPQTQGGDDEKDIAGFDALELDYSVPFPLSLVISRKTVLRYQLIFRHLLSLRHLEHLLVTAWLDQNKVLGWRHKSTDRRLELWKRRAWNLRAKMLVFVQQLLYFCTAEVIEPNWQNLMDRVNGTDADGSEVTVNGTKQVNRTVDELMQDHVDFLDTCLKECMLTQAKLLKIHSKLMTCCTMFASWTASSLARALATADPELARNKASNPDGRGYDPTRISKLEDTLKRYEDHFNRHLRILMDSLNYFAATESVVLLKLAHALSSISKDD; encoded by the exons ATGTCCGTCAATGACCGTCGCGCCAGCTATATGAGCGCACCACGACCCCGCGTTTCCTCGAATCGCGTCGGCGATGCTCGCAGCGGTGCGTCCCCATTACAATCGGACCAGATAAACCACCGCGGAAGCATGTCGAGTCAGAAGGGCAAAGTCTCTCGAGAGCAACGTGACATGATGAGCGACAAGCGTGCCGAACGAATGGCGCCACATTCGAAAGACAAAGCTCAAGTTCGAGCGAGAAATCCGGCCAAGGAGTCTTCTAGCGCAGGAAACAGAGGGGAATGGGAAAGGTCACGCTCAAGGAGGGCTACTCTGACGGACGGTGCTAGTCCCAACATGCgaaagaaggataaggagCCAGCGGAGT CGCCATGGAATCCGTATGCCTCGTTGATACCCCATTCAACAGCGCCATTAGCTACCCGAGTATCAGTTCCTTCTCTCGCTTCAGCCTTGCCTAAATCGCTTCACCCAACACCTCTTCGCGAGCTTTCTGCCGACGAACAGGAGACAGCCCTCTTGGAAGACCTACTATTCGTGTTTATGGGCTTTGAAGGCCAGTACATTCATTATCATAGTGGATATGATTCGTCCATGGAGAAGGACCGTTTGACTGGTCCGGTATTTCAGCTGCCATCAGGTCTGGATCCAACCTTAAGGGACCTTACTCTGTCCATGTTAAAGATGGCAACTCATTATAATGCTCTGGAGGCATTTGTGGAGGTTCAGAGCCGTGCAGAATATGGAGCAGTCAGTCATGCCCTATGCGCGGCAATCCGAAAGCTCCTAAAAGACTACCTGATCCTTGTTGCTCAGCTTGAAACCCAACTCGTGAACAACCCAAGCTTCACGCTACATCTTCTACATTTACACACCATGCCGACAAGCCAATGCTTAGCCCAATTATACTCACTGGGTCAGGAACTACTTCGGCGCAATGGCTTATTGGACCAGGACCTTGACGAATCGATCGACGATTTTGATGACGTGGATAATATTCTCGAACAGCTCAAAGAGGGTGGCGACCTTGTTCCTGGCGCCATgtccagcaagaagattTGTAAAGGAGGCAACGTTCTTCGACTGCTGACTGAGCGGCTAGCAACATTTTCTGGCGACCCGACTACGAAGACTCTCCTGGAAAAGTTACTTCGAGAAGCTAGTCGACCATATATGACTATGCTCAATGAGTGGCTTCATCATGGAGGTATCAAGGACCCTCATGCAGAATTCCTCGtcaaagaacagaaatggATCAAACGCGAGAAGCTCGAGGAAGATTACACCGATGAATACTGGGAGAAACGGTACACAATTCGTGAAAATGAGGTCCCCCCACAGCTAGATAGCGTGCGAGACAAAGTTCTACTGGCCGGAAAGTATTTGAATGTGGTGCGAGAATGTGGTGGTGTCGATATCAGCAAAGCAGTTAAGGATGTGCCGAAGACTTTGGACGACCCGCGTTTCTTGGAGAACGTCAACGCCGCGTACACCTATGCTAATGCCTCTTTATTGAATCTTCTTTTAACGAAGAACTCTCTCACTACTCGCTTCCGCTCCCTCAAACattacttcttcttggacCGTTCCgattttttctcttatttccTCGAGCTTGGCGCCTCGGAATTGCGCAAGCCAGCCAAAAGCGTCAACGAAAATAAACTACAGTCGTTACTTGATCTTGTTCTACGCCAGCCGGGTAGCATAGCTGTGCAAGATCCTTTCAAGGAAGATGTGAAGGTTCGAATGAACAAAATTGGTCTCACAAAATGGCTGATGCAGGTCGTAAGCGTGTCTGGAATTGACCAGGACAACCCTGAGGCAGCGATCGAGAAATATCAGGCTCCTCAAACCCaaggtggagatgatgagaaagatattgCTGGATTCGATGCGCTGGAACTGGATTACTCTGTTCCCTTCCCTCTGTCTCTAGTCATTAGTCGCAAGACTGTTTTGCGATATCAACTCAttttccgccaccttctATCACTCCGGCACCTGGAGCATCTTCTTGTTACAGCCTGGCTAGACCAGAACAAGGTTCTTGGCTGGCGCCACAAATCCACAGACCGGAGGCTAGAGTTGTGGAAGCGACGGGCGTGGAACTTGCGCGCCAAGATGCTTGTTTTCGTCCAGCAGCTTCTTTATTTCTGTACGGCCGAAGTCATCGAGCCAAACTGGCAAAATCTCATGGATCGTGTGAACGGGACGGATGCGGACGGGTCCGAAGTGACTGTGAACGGCACCAAGCAGGTCAACCGAACTGTTGATGAATTAATGCAGGACCATGTGGATTTCTTGGATACATGTCTCAAGGAATGCATGCTAACGCAAGCTAAATTACTAAAG ATTCATTCCAAGTTGATGACCTGCTGTACCATGTTCGCATCATGGACTGCCTCGTCGCTTGCACGGGCTTTGGCGACGGCTGACCCAGAGCTTGCGAGGAACAAGGCCTCGAATCCAGATGGAAGGGGTTATGACCCCACGCGGATCAGCAAGCTTGAGGACACACTAAAACGCTATGAAGATCATTTCAATCGGCATTTACGCATCTTGATGGACAG TCTGAATTATTTCGCTGCCACGGAAAGTGTTGTCCTCCTGAAACTTGCGCATGCCCTAAGCTCGATTAGCAAGGATGACTGA